The proteins below are encoded in one region of Microbispora sp. NBC_01189:
- the hutH gene encoding histidine ammonia-lyase yields the protein MHDDEVVAVGPGPLAFADVVRVARDGARVRLTDDAIAEMAASRGRIEELAEADAPAYGVSTGFGALATLHIDPSLRARLQRSLVRSHAAGSGPEVETEVVRAMMLLRLRTLATGHTGVRPATARVLESLLNARLTPVVHEYGSLGCSGDLAPLSHVALTIMGEGVVRDAGGRLRPAAEALKEHGAEPVELAAKEGLALINGTDGMLGMLVLALHDLSALLTTADIGAAMSVEALLGTDHVFAAELQALRPHPGQALAAANMRALLAGSGVMASHRDGSCTRVQDAYSLRCAPQVAGAARDTLAHASAVAARELASAIDNPVVLADGRVESNGNFHGAPVAYALDFLAIVAADLASISERRTDRMLDVARSHGLPAFLADDPGVDSGHMIAQYTQAAIVSELKRLAVPASVDSIPSSAMQEDHVSMGWSAGRKLRRAVDGLTRVLAIEVLTAARALDLRRPYEPAPGTGAVVAALREAVAGPGQDRFLAPEIEAVVRLVASGAVVAAAESAVGLLA from the coding sequence ATGCACGACGACGAGGTCGTGGCCGTCGGTCCCGGGCCGCTCGCCTTCGCCGACGTGGTCCGCGTCGCGAGGGACGGAGCCCGGGTGCGGCTGACGGACGACGCGATCGCCGAGATGGCCGCGTCGCGGGGAAGGATCGAGGAACTGGCCGAGGCCGACGCCCCGGCCTACGGCGTCTCCACCGGCTTCGGCGCGCTCGCCACCCTGCATATCGATCCCTCGCTGCGCGCCCGGCTCCAGCGCAGCCTCGTCCGCTCGCACGCGGCGGGCTCCGGGCCCGAGGTGGAGACCGAGGTCGTCCGGGCCATGATGCTGCTGCGCCTGCGCACGCTCGCCACCGGGCACACCGGCGTACGCCCGGCCACGGCCCGGGTGCTGGAGTCGCTGCTGAACGCGCGGCTCACCCCGGTCGTCCACGAGTACGGCAGCCTCGGCTGCTCGGGGGATCTCGCGCCGCTCTCCCACGTCGCCCTGACGATCATGGGCGAAGGGGTCGTGCGGGACGCCGGGGGCCGCCTGCGGCCCGCCGCCGAGGCGCTCAAGGAACACGGCGCCGAGCCCGTCGAGCTGGCCGCCAAGGAGGGGCTGGCGCTGATCAACGGCACCGACGGCATGCTCGGCATGCTCGTGCTGGCGCTGCACGACCTGTCCGCGCTCCTCACCACCGCCGACATCGGCGCGGCCATGAGCGTGGAGGCGCTGCTCGGCACCGACCACGTGTTCGCGGCCGAACTCCAGGCGCTGCGGCCCCACCCCGGCCAGGCCCTGGCCGCGGCCAACATGCGGGCGCTGCTCGCCGGGTCGGGCGTGATGGCCTCGCACCGCGACGGTTCCTGCACCCGCGTCCAGGACGCCTACTCGCTGCGCTGCGCGCCGCAGGTCGCCGGGGCCGCCCGGGACACCCTCGCCCACGCCTCGGCCGTCGCCGCCCGGGAGCTGGCGAGCGCGATCGACAATCCGGTGGTGCTCGCCGACGGCCGGGTGGAGTCCAACGGCAACTTCCACGGCGCTCCCGTGGCGTACGCGCTGGACTTCCTGGCGATCGTGGCGGCCGACCTCGCCTCGATCTCCGAGCGGCGCACCGACCGCATGCTCGACGTGGCGCGCAGCCACGGCCTTCCGGCGTTCCTCGCCGACGATCCGGGCGTCGACTCCGGCCACATGATCGCGCAGTACACCCAGGCGGCGATCGTGTCCGAGCTCAAGCGGCTGGCGGTCCCGGCGAGCGTGGACTCGATCCCGAGCTCCGCCATGCAGGAGGACCACGTCTCGATGGGCTGGTCGGCGGGGCGCAAGCTGCGCCGCGCCGTCGACGGGCTCACCCGCGTGCTCGCGATCGAGGTGCTCACCGCCGCGCGGGCGCTCGACCTGCGCCGGCCGTACGAACCGGCGCCGGGGACGGGCGCGGTCGTCGCGGCGCTGCGCGAGGCGGTGGCCGGGCCCGGGCAGGACCGCTTCCTGGCGCCGGAGATCGAGGCGGTCGTCCGGCTCGTCGCGAGCGGAGCCGTGGTCGCCGCCGCCGAGTCCGCCGTCGGCCTGCTCGCCTGA